One part of the Quercus lobata isolate SW786 chromosome 7, ValleyOak3.0 Primary Assembly, whole genome shotgun sequence genome encodes these proteins:
- the LOC115952978 gene encoding DNA glycosylase/AP lyase ROS1-like isoform X2, with amino-acid sequence MDVKEGQDGLQIEGSWIPKTPVKPILPRTTTIYTDSQGNPLDQAIWLGSDTFSSNFTQASQASEIVACCNSSNCSQVHNCVNSSANKNIDSVGACCIEPLPRWNNLRFADLLALADAASAAAGNVAPPPPPPPQGNDSVATNSFLSVTNCQNGNYAADHSSASLFGNHDLQSKPWTNGHCMAEEPNYELCTPHRQSYDLNLPPRTMSDANSSKTNPQLAPITPEKDMRVPKKSVSDVQHLCANERMDEETEKQNEVAATRVDTNEVQPNKELSTPVTDSSLAAVSTPFKENDFPDKGSSQDIDLNKTPQQKPRRRKHRPKVITEGKPKRNRKPVTPKPAGSKENPTGKRKYVRRKGIEKPSTTPPAEVIGEFTDLKTPKRARKSCRRALNFDVEGQAQDESSTCKSYIDLDPDLPTQDFCSNEDESISTVQLSKGAVKHTEAGIAYDLARSMNQMLKDYISLPERQAPSTTHPTKTDSSQAELNADSHKDNNTEGEGQLIAHDGKENTAKVILKTDNQISPKSPNDSNCSTSAIFSKGEQARQSKRRHSHAAEQADASTTNLAGAQFNILDAYNMMNWMHFPNIHKKKRTEKGQNSTTSSSSSCVTATKNVVRIAKCPLQDAEENPCSSKASQWVSGPQFDAGTVSLTDGGKDLQNSHPSFECILALIQTERSTRKRSRGPTRARNLTSLTNFPECITHPTKQPLVEGDGQTIEIPQNPHTCIEALVAEMSTTLARKKRTKKRNSVVGSASHQKLVLYNHNLPSFNLSGASHEVTWKQMFSIDAIVEQFKHLNINRESSDFSLLQHNAVVPYSMQNQEHNALVLYKRDGTVVPFEGWFDPIKKRRPRPKVDLDEETNRVWKLLLENINSQGIDGTDEEKAKWWEEERRVFRGRADSFIARMHLVQGDRRFSQWKGSVLDSVVGVFLTQNVSDHLSSSAFMSLAAHFPLKSTSNQKSCYEEGLSFVVDEPELYILDPEDSIQWKPVCDQSSMTLHDPEHNEEKEVVNSNESPGGSTVAETACYTGGGRLAKTYSVSSQDSAFSSQNSPPVLTAENIGSGLERNSEADYLLNGSKPNSSDGLASIVELQQMAGSTLLDEFYSHVSGSAPSDENPMDACNESKGMNHDNQRQDIDKINDPQSSLGASMSLSSNYHLHLTSTSRVPEVECSEMFKEETQSSDISQNKDENSVSEQSAITVESSSQDTVQNKPTMNVPKAPRSSSKSGNSVQVYENVIIPSQSQVLGDPKIVESLAQGQNIEVQQSLPSLSGETQDVTAISEMNAATIKAKRRRAAKEKKENVNWDNLRKQVEANEIKRERTANTMDSLDWEAVRCADVNEIASTIKERGMNNMLAERIKDFLNRLVREHGSTDLEWLRDVPPDQAKEYLLSIRGLGLKSVECVRLLTLHHLAFPVDTNVGRIAVRLGWVPLQPLPESLQLHLLELYPVLESIQKYLWPRLCKLDQRTLYELHYQMITFGKVFCTKSKPNCNACPMRGECRHFASAFASARLALPGPEEKSIVTATENRPAENPTLNIDRLALPLPQECRQLEAKTGVSNCEPIIEEPATPEPECTQAENDIEDTINEDPNEIPIIKLNIEEFSQNLQNYMQNNMELQEGDVSKALVALTPEAASIPTPKLKNVSRLRTEHQVYELPDSHPLLNGLDKREPDDPCSYLLAIWTPGETANSIQPPEKSCSSQEYGRLCDKKECFSCNSIREANSQMVRGTILIPCRTAMRGSFPLNGTYFQVNEVFADHDSSLNPIDVPRNWIWNLRRRTVYFGTSIPTIFKGLTTQEIQQCFWKGFVCVRGFDQKSRAPRPLMARLHFPASKLTKTKGKTDD; translated from the exons ATGGATGTTAAAGAAGGCCAAGATGGGTTACAAATTGAGGGTTCTTGGATTCCAAAGACCCCTGTTAAACCCATTCTGCCAAGAACAACCACGATCTACACAGACTCACAGGGAAACCCGCTTGACCAAGCAATTTGGTTGGGATCAGACacattttcttctaattttacTCAAGCCTCTCAAGCTAGTGAAATAGTTGCATGTTGCAATTCCTCAAATTGCAGCCAAGTACACAACTGTGTCAACAGTTCagctaataaaaatattgacaGTGTGGGAGCTTGCTGCATAGAGCCCTTACCCAGATGGAATAATCTCCGGTTCGCCGATCTCCTGGCCCTCGCAGATGCAGCCTCCGCGGCGGCCGGTAATgtagcaccaccaccaccaccaccaccacagggTAATGACAGTGTTGCAACAAattctttcttgtctgtcaCAAATTGTCAGAATGGAAATTATGCGGCAGATCACAGCTCTGCAAGCCTGTTTGGAAACCATGACCTCCAATCAAAACCGTGGACAAATGGCCACTGCATGGCGGAAGAACCTAACT ATGAACTTTGTACCCCTCATCGGCAGTCCTATGATCTTAATTTGCCACCAAGGACAATGTCTGATGCAAACTCTAGCAAGACCAATCCCCAGTTGGCACCCATAACACCAGAGAAGGACATGAGAGTACCAAAGAAATCAGTTTCAGATGTTCAACATTTATGTGCAAACGAAAGAATGGATGAGGAAACAGAGAAGCAGAATGAAGTTGCTGCCACAAGAGTTGACACCAATGAGGTCCAACCCAATAAAGAACTCTCAACCCCTGTTACAGATTCATCACTTGCTGCTGTTTCCACTCCATTCAAGGAGAATGACTTCCCTGACAAGGGAAGCAGCCAAGATATTGACCTGAATAAAACACCGCAGCAGAAACCAAGGCGGAGAAAACACCGGCCCAAGGTGATCACGGAaggaaaaccaaaaagaaatcgCAAGCCAGTGACTCCAAAACCTGCCGGTTCCAAGGAAAATCCAACAGGGAAGAGGAAGTATGTACGAAGGAAAGGAATTGAAAAGCCCTCTACGACTCCTCCAGCAGAAGTAATTGGAGAATTTACTGATCTGAAAACACCCAAACGTGCTAGAAAGTCATGCAGGAGGGCTTTAAATTTTGATGTAGAAGGACAAGCGCAAGATGAAAGCTCTACATGCAAATCTTATATTGATTTAGATCCAGATTTACCAACCCAAGATTTTTGCAGTAATGAGGATGAATCGATATCAACAGTACAGCTCAGCAAAGGGGCCGTAAAACACACAGAAGCTGGCATTGCCTATGACCTCGCCCGCTCCATGAATCAGATGCTAAAAGATTACATATCATTGCCTGAAAGGCAAGCCCCAAGCACAACGCATCCTACAAAGACTGATTCCTCACAGGCAGAACTGAATGCTGATTCCCATAAGGATAACAATACAGAAGGGGAAGGTCAACTGATTGCTCATGATGGAAAGGAAAACACTGCAAAAGTCATCCTAAAAACTGACAATCAAATATCACCAAAAAGTCCAAATGATTCCAACTGCAGCACCAGTGCAATTTTTTCAAAAGGAGAACAAGCAAGGCAATCGAAGAGAAGGCATTCTCATGCTGCTGAACAAGCTGATGCCAGCACAACAAACCTAGCCGGGGCTCAGTTTAATATTTTAGACGCATACAATATGATGAATTGGATGCATTTTCCAAATATTCACAAGAAAAAGAGAACTGAAAAGGGACAGAATTCTACCACCTCTAGTTCATCATCTTGTGTTACTGCCACTAAAAATGTTGTGAGAATAGCGAAATGTCCCCTACAAGATGCTGAAGAAAATCCTTGTTCATCAAAAGCCAGCCAGTGGGTTTCTGGTCCCCAGTTTGATGCTGGTACAGTTTCCCTGACAGATGGAGGAAAAGATCTTCAGAATAGTCATCCAAGTTTTGAATGTATTCTAGCTTTAATTCAGACAGAGAGGTCAACAAGAAAGAGATCTAGAGGCCCTACTCGCGCTCGTAACTTGACTTCCCTGACCAATTTTCCAGAGTGCATAACTCACCCCACCAAACAACCTCTAGTGGAAGGTGATGGGCAAACAATTGAGATTCCACAAAATCCTCATACATGCATAGAGGCCCTGGTTGCAGAGATGAGCACAACATTGGCAAGAAAGAAGCGAACCAAGAAAAGAAACTCTGTTGTCGGTTCAGCTTCACACCAGAAATTAGTCTTGTATAATCACAACCTACCCTCTTTCAATTTATCAG GTGCTTCTCATGAAGTAACATGGAAGCAGATGTTTTCTATTGATGCAATAGTCGAGCAATTTAAGCATCTAAACATCAATAGGGAAAGTAGTGATTTTTCACTACTACAGCATAATGCAGTTGTCCCCTACAGCATGCAAAATCAAGAGCACAATGCACTCGTCCTTTATAAAAGAGATGGTACAGTTGTACCCTTTGAAGGTTGGTTTGATCCTATCAAGAAACGACGTCCACGGCCTAAAGTTGACCTTGATGAAGAGACTAATAGAGTGTGGAAACTTTTGTTGGAGAATATAAACAGTCAAGGTATTGATGGAACTGATGAAGAGAAGGCAAAATGGTGGGAAGAAGAACGAAGAGTATTCCGTGGACGTGCAGATTCTTTTATTGCACGCATGCATCTTGTACAAG GAGATAGACGCTTCTCACAATGGAAAGGATCAGTCTTGGACTCAGTTGTTGGAGTTTTTCTCACTCAGAATGTCTCTGACCATCTTTCTAG TTCTGCATTTATGTCACTTGCTGCACACTTCCCCCTCAAGTCAACCAGCAACCAAAAATCATGCTATGAAGAAGGGTTGAGCTTTGTAGTCGATGAACCAGAACTGTACATACTGGATCCAGAAGACAGCATACAATGGAAACCAGTTTGTGACCAGAGTTCCATGACACTACATGACCCTGAacataatgaagaaaaagaggtaGTTAACAGCAACGAATCCCCTGGAGGCAGTACAGTGGCAGAAACAGCATGTTATACAGGAGGAGGTAGGCTAGCAAAAACCTATTCAGTTTCATCTCAAGATTCAGCCTTTTCATCTCAAAACTCTCCACCTGTTCTAACTGCTGAAAACATAGGATCAGGCCTAGAGAGGAACTCAGAAGCAGACTATCTATTAAATGGGTCTAAGCCCAACAGCTCAGATGGCTTGGCTTCTATTGTGGAGCTTCAACAGATGGCTGGATCTACACTGCTAGATGAATTTTACAGTCATGTAAGTGGCAGTGCACCTTCTGATGAGAACCCAATGGATGCATGCAATGAATCTAAAGGTATGAATCATGACAACCAAAGACAAGATATAGACAAGATAAATGATCCTCAAAGCTCCCTAGGAGCATCCATGAGCCTTTCCAGTAATTATCATTTGCATCTGACCTCCACTTCAAGAGTGCCAGAAGTTGAGTGCTCTGAGATGTTCAAAGAAGAAACCCAATCTTCTGACATTTCCCAGAACAAAGATGAAAATAGTGTGAGTGAACAAAGTGCAATAACAGTTGAATCTTCAAGTCAAGATACTGTTCAAAATAAGCCTACAATGAATGTTCCAAAAGCTCCTAGATCTTCAAGCAAATCAGGCAACAGCGTTCAAGTATATGAAAATGTGATCATTCCATCTCAAAGCCAGGTACTTGGGGACCCTAAAATTGTTGAATCACTAGCTCAGGGGCAAAACATTGAAGTGCAACAAAGCTTGCCAAGTCTTTCTGGAGAAACCCAAGATGTTACAGCAATCAGTGAGATGAATGCTGCTACTATAAAAGCAAAGAGAAGAAGAGCTgcaaaggagaaaaaagaaaatgttaactGGGATAATCTTAGGAAACAGGTGGAAGCCAATgaaattaaaagagaaagaacagCAAACACAATGGACTCACTGGACTGGGAAGCTGTAAGATGTGCAGATGTTAATGAGATCGCCAGCACCATCAAAGAACGGGGGATGAACAACATGCTTGCAGAGCGTATCAag GATTTCCTTAACCGACTGGTTAGAGAACATGGGAGTACTGATTTAGAATGGTTGAGAGATGTTCCACCTGACCAAGCAAA AGAATATCTGCTAAGCATAAGGGGATTGGGGTTGAAAAGTGTAGAGTGCGTACGGCTTTTGACACTCCACCATCTTGCTTTTCCA GTGGACACAAATGTTGGACGAATAGCTGTAAGATTGGGATGGGTGCCCCTTCAGCCACTGCCTGAGTCACTTCAGTTGCATCTTCTAGAACT GTACCCAGTCTTGGAATCCATTCAAAAATATCTCTGGCCCCGATTATGCAAGCTCGACCAAAGAACATT GTATGAACTTCATTACCAGATGATTACATTTGGAAAG GTATTTTGTACAAAAAGCAAGCCAAATTGCAATGCTTGCCCAATGAGAGGAGAGTGTCGACACTTTGCTAGTGCATTTGCAAG TGCAAGGCTTGCCCTGCCTGGGCCAGAGGAGAAAAGTATAGTGACTGCAACTGAAAACAGACCAGCTGAAAACCCTACTTTGAACATCGATCGACTGGCCCTGCCTCTCCCTCAGGAGTGCAGACAATTAGAAGCAAAAACTGGAGTTAGTAACTGTGAACCTATTATTGAAGAGCCAGCAACACCAGAGCCAGAATGCACTCAAGCAGAAAATGACATTGAGGACACTATAAATGAGGACCCTAATGAAATTCCTATAATCAAACTTAACATTGAGGAGTTCTCTCAGAACTTACAGAATTATATGCAAAACAACATGGAACTTCAAGAAGGTGACGTGTCAAAGGCCTTGGTCGCTTTAACTCCAGAAGCTGCATCAATTCCAACCCCCAAGCTTAAAAATGTGTCTCGACTACGAACAGAGCACCAAGT CTATGAACTTCCAGATTCACACCCTCTTCTGAATGGG CTAGATAAACGAGAACCTGATGATCCCTGCTCATACCTTCTTGCTATATGGACACCAG GTGAGACAGCAAATTCCATCCAACCACCTGAAAAAAGTTGCAGCTCCCAAGAATATGGCAGATTGTGTGACAAGAAGGAATGTTTCTCATGCAACAGCATACGTGAAGCAAATTCCCAGATGGTCCGAGGAACAATTTTG ATACCATGTCGAACAGCAATGAGGGGAAGCTTTCCACTCAATGGCACCTACTTTCAAGTTAACGAG GTATTTGCTGACCACGATTCAAGTCTCAACCCAATTGATGTTCCTAGAAATTGGATATGGAACCTGCGAAGGCGAACTGTGTACTTTGGAACCTCCATACCAACAATATTTAAAG GTTTAACAACACAAGAAATTCAACAATGCTTTTGGAAAG GATTTGTTTGTGTGAGGGGATTTGACCAGAAATCAAGGGCACCTCGCCCTCTAATGGCAAGACTGCACTTCCCGGCTAGCAAGTTGACCAAGACAAAGGGTAAGACGGATGATTAG
- the LOC115952978 gene encoding DNA glycosylase/AP lyase ROS1-like isoform X5, with product MDVKEGQDGLQIEGSWIPKTPVKPILPRTTTIYTDSQGNPLDQAIWLGSDTFSSNFTQASQASEIVACCNSSNCSQVHNCVNSSANKNIDSVGACCIEPLPRWNNLRFADLLALADAASAAAGNVAPPPPPPPQGNDSVATNSFLSVTNCQNGNYAADHSSASLFGNHDLQSKPWTNGHCMAEEPNYELCTPHRQSYDLNLPPRTMSDANSSKTNPQLAPITPEKDMRVPKKSVSDVQHLCANERMDEETEKQNEVAATRVDTNEVQPNKELSTPVTDSSLAAVSTPFKENDFPDKGSSQDIDLNKTPQQKPRRRKHRPKVITEGKPKRNRKPVTPKPAGSKENPTGKRKYVRRKGIEKPSTTPPAEVIGEFTDLKTPKRARKSCRRALNFDVEGQAQDESSTCKSYIDLDPDLPTQDFCSNEDESISTVQLSKGAVKHTEAGIAYDLARSMNQMLKDYISLPERQAPSTTHPTKTDSSQAELNADSHKDNNTEGEGQLIAHDGKENTAKVILKTDNQISPKSPNDSNCSTSAIFSKGEQARQSKRRHSHAAEQADASTTNLAGAQFNILDAYNMMNWMHFPNIHKKKRTEKGQNSTTSSSSSCVTATKNVVRIAKCPLQDAEENPCSSKASQWVSGPQFDAGTVSLTDGGKDLQNSHPSFECILALIQTERSTRKRSRGPTRARNLTSLTNFPECITHPTKQPLVEGDGQTIEIPQNPHTCIEALVAEMSTTLARKKRTKKRNSVVGSASHQKLVLYNHNLPSFNLSGASHEVTWKQMFSIDAIVEQFKHLNINRESSDFSLLQHNAVVPYSMQNQEHNALVLYKRDGTVVPFEGWFDPIKKRRPRPKVDLDEETNRVWKLLLENINSQGIDGTDEEKAKWWEEERRVFRGRADSFIARMHLVQGDRRFSQWKGSVLDSVVGVFLTQNVSDHLSSSAFMSLAAHFPLKSTSNQKSCYEEGLSFVVDEPELYILDPEDSIQWKPVCDQSSMTLHDPEHNEEKEVVNSNESPGGSTVAETACYTGGGSGLERNSEADYLLNGSKPNSSDGLASIVELQQMAGSTLLDEFYSHVSGSAPSDENPMDACNESKGMNHDNQRQDIDKINDPQSSLGASMSLSSNYHLHLTSTSRVPEVECSEMFKEETQSSDISQNKDENSVSEQSAITVESSSQDTVQNKPTMNVPKAPRSSSKSGNSVQVYENVIIPSQSQVLGDPKIVESLAQGQNIEVQQSLPSLSGETQDVTAISEMNAATIKAKRRRAAKEKKENVNWDNLRKQVEANEIKRERTANTMDSLDWEAVRCADVNEIASTIKERGMNNMLAERIKDFLNRLVREHGSTDLEWLRDVPPDQAKEYLLSIRGLGLKSVECVRLLTLHHLAFPVDTNVGRIAVRLGWVPLQPLPESLQLHLLELYPVLESIQKYLWPRLCKLDQRTLYELHYQMITFGKVFCTKSKPNCNACPMRGECRHFASAFASARLALPGPEEKSIVTATENRPAENPTLNIDRLALPLPQECRQLEAKTGVSNCEPIIEEPATPEPECTQAENDIEDTINEDPNEIPIIKLNIEEFSQNLQNYMQNNMELQEGDVSKALVALTPEAASIPTPKLKNVSRLRTEHQVYELPDSHPLLNGLDKREPDDPCSYLLAIWTPGETANSIQPPEKSCSSQEYGRLCDKKECFSCNSIREANSQMVRGTILIPCRTAMRGSFPLNGTYFQVNEVFADHDSSLNPIDVPRNWIWNLRRRTVYFGTSIPTIFKGLTTQEIQQCFWKGFVCVRGFDQKSRAPRPLMARLHFPASKLTKTKGKTDD from the exons ATGGATGTTAAAGAAGGCCAAGATGGGTTACAAATTGAGGGTTCTTGGATTCCAAAGACCCCTGTTAAACCCATTCTGCCAAGAACAACCACGATCTACACAGACTCACAGGGAAACCCGCTTGACCAAGCAATTTGGTTGGGATCAGACacattttcttctaattttacTCAAGCCTCTCAAGCTAGTGAAATAGTTGCATGTTGCAATTCCTCAAATTGCAGCCAAGTACACAACTGTGTCAACAGTTCagctaataaaaatattgacaGTGTGGGAGCTTGCTGCATAGAGCCCTTACCCAGATGGAATAATCTCCGGTTCGCCGATCTCCTGGCCCTCGCAGATGCAGCCTCCGCGGCGGCCGGTAATgtagcaccaccaccaccaccaccaccacagggTAATGACAGTGTTGCAACAAattctttcttgtctgtcaCAAATTGTCAGAATGGAAATTATGCGGCAGATCACAGCTCTGCAAGCCTGTTTGGAAACCATGACCTCCAATCAAAACCGTGGACAAATGGCCACTGCATGGCGGAAGAACCTAACT ATGAACTTTGTACCCCTCATCGGCAGTCCTATGATCTTAATTTGCCACCAAGGACAATGTCTGATGCAAACTCTAGCAAGACCAATCCCCAGTTGGCACCCATAACACCAGAGAAGGACATGAGAGTACCAAAGAAATCAGTTTCAGATGTTCAACATTTATGTGCAAACGAAAGAATGGATGAGGAAACAGAGAAGCAGAATGAAGTTGCTGCCACAAGAGTTGACACCAATGAGGTCCAACCCAATAAAGAACTCTCAACCCCTGTTACAGATTCATCACTTGCTGCTGTTTCCACTCCATTCAAGGAGAATGACTTCCCTGACAAGGGAAGCAGCCAAGATATTGACCTGAATAAAACACCGCAGCAGAAACCAAGGCGGAGAAAACACCGGCCCAAGGTGATCACGGAaggaaaaccaaaaagaaatcgCAAGCCAGTGACTCCAAAACCTGCCGGTTCCAAGGAAAATCCAACAGGGAAGAGGAAGTATGTACGAAGGAAAGGAATTGAAAAGCCCTCTACGACTCCTCCAGCAGAAGTAATTGGAGAATTTACTGATCTGAAAACACCCAAACGTGCTAGAAAGTCATGCAGGAGGGCTTTAAATTTTGATGTAGAAGGACAAGCGCAAGATGAAAGCTCTACATGCAAATCTTATATTGATTTAGATCCAGATTTACCAACCCAAGATTTTTGCAGTAATGAGGATGAATCGATATCAACAGTACAGCTCAGCAAAGGGGCCGTAAAACACACAGAAGCTGGCATTGCCTATGACCTCGCCCGCTCCATGAATCAGATGCTAAAAGATTACATATCATTGCCTGAAAGGCAAGCCCCAAGCACAACGCATCCTACAAAGACTGATTCCTCACAGGCAGAACTGAATGCTGATTCCCATAAGGATAACAATACAGAAGGGGAAGGTCAACTGATTGCTCATGATGGAAAGGAAAACACTGCAAAAGTCATCCTAAAAACTGACAATCAAATATCACCAAAAAGTCCAAATGATTCCAACTGCAGCACCAGTGCAATTTTTTCAAAAGGAGAACAAGCAAGGCAATCGAAGAGAAGGCATTCTCATGCTGCTGAACAAGCTGATGCCAGCACAACAAACCTAGCCGGGGCTCAGTTTAATATTTTAGACGCATACAATATGATGAATTGGATGCATTTTCCAAATATTCACAAGAAAAAGAGAACTGAAAAGGGACAGAATTCTACCACCTCTAGTTCATCATCTTGTGTTACTGCCACTAAAAATGTTGTGAGAATAGCGAAATGTCCCCTACAAGATGCTGAAGAAAATCCTTGTTCATCAAAAGCCAGCCAGTGGGTTTCTGGTCCCCAGTTTGATGCTGGTACAGTTTCCCTGACAGATGGAGGAAAAGATCTTCAGAATAGTCATCCAAGTTTTGAATGTATTCTAGCTTTAATTCAGACAGAGAGGTCAACAAGAAAGAGATCTAGAGGCCCTACTCGCGCTCGTAACTTGACTTCCCTGACCAATTTTCCAGAGTGCATAACTCACCCCACCAAACAACCTCTAGTGGAAGGTGATGGGCAAACAATTGAGATTCCACAAAATCCTCATACATGCATAGAGGCCCTGGTTGCAGAGATGAGCACAACATTGGCAAGAAAGAAGCGAACCAAGAAAAGAAACTCTGTTGTCGGTTCAGCTTCACACCAGAAATTAGTCTTGTATAATCACAACCTACCCTCTTTCAATTTATCAG GTGCTTCTCATGAAGTAACATGGAAGCAGATGTTTTCTATTGATGCAATAGTCGAGCAATTTAAGCATCTAAACATCAATAGGGAAAGTAGTGATTTTTCACTACTACAGCATAATGCAGTTGTCCCCTACAGCATGCAAAATCAAGAGCACAATGCACTCGTCCTTTATAAAAGAGATGGTACAGTTGTACCCTTTGAAGGTTGGTTTGATCCTATCAAGAAACGACGTCCACGGCCTAAAGTTGACCTTGATGAAGAGACTAATAGAGTGTGGAAACTTTTGTTGGAGAATATAAACAGTCAAGGTATTGATGGAACTGATGAAGAGAAGGCAAAATGGTGGGAAGAAGAACGAAGAGTATTCCGTGGACGTGCAGATTCTTTTATTGCACGCATGCATCTTGTACAAG GAGATAGACGCTTCTCACAATGGAAAGGATCAGTCTTGGACTCAGTTGTTGGAGTTTTTCTCACTCAGAATGTCTCTGACCATCTTTCTAG TTCTGCATTTATGTCACTTGCTGCACACTTCCCCCTCAAGTCAACCAGCAACCAAAAATCATGCTATGAAGAAGGGTTGAGCTTTGTAGTCGATGAACCAGAACTGTACATACTGGATCCAGAAGACAGCATACAATGGAAACCAGTTTGTGACCAGAGTTCCATGACACTACATGACCCTGAacataatgaagaaaaagaggtaGTTAACAGCAACGAATCCCCTGGAGGCAGTACAGTGGCAGAAACAGCATGTTATACAGGAGGAG GATCAGGCCTAGAGAGGAACTCAGAAGCAGACTATCTATTAAATGGGTCTAAGCCCAACAGCTCAGATGGCTTGGCTTCTATTGTGGAGCTTCAACAGATGGCTGGATCTACACTGCTAGATGAATTTTACAGTCATGTAAGTGGCAGTGCACCTTCTGATGAGAACCCAATGGATGCATGCAATGAATCTAAAGGTATGAATCATGACAACCAAAGACAAGATATAGACAAGATAAATGATCCTCAAAGCTCCCTAGGAGCATCCATGAGCCTTTCCAGTAATTATCATTTGCATCTGACCTCCACTTCAAGAGTGCCAGAAGTTGAGTGCTCTGAGATGTTCAAAGAAGAAACCCAATCTTCTGACATTTCCCAGAACAAAGATGAAAATAGTGTGAGTGAACAAAGTGCAATAACAGTTGAATCTTCAAGTCAAGATACTGTTCAAAATAAGCCTACAATGAATGTTCCAAAAGCTCCTAGATCTTCAAGCAAATCAGGCAACAGCGTTCAAGTATATGAAAATGTGATCATTCCATCTCAAAGCCAGGTACTTGGGGACCCTAAAATTGTTGAATCACTAGCTCAGGGGCAAAACATTGAAGTGCAACAAAGCTTGCCAAGTCTTTCTGGAGAAACCCAAGATGTTACAGCAATCAGTGAGATGAATGCTGCTACTATAAAAGCAAAGAGAAGAAGAGCTgcaaaggagaaaaaagaaaatgttaactGGGATAATCTTAGGAAACAGGTGGAAGCCAATgaaattaaaagagaaagaacagCAAACACAATGGACTCACTGGACTGGGAAGCTGTAAGATGTGCAGATGTTAATGAGATCGCCAGCACCATCAAAGAACGGGGGATGAACAACATGCTTGCAGAGCGTATCAag GATTTCCTTAACCGACTGGTTAGAGAACATGGGAGTACTGATTTAGAATGGTTGAGAGATGTTCCACCTGACCAAGCAAA AGAATATCTGCTAAGCATAAGGGGATTGGGGTTGAAAAGTGTAGAGTGCGTACGGCTTTTGACACTCCACCATCTTGCTTTTCCA GTGGACACAAATGTTGGACGAATAGCTGTAAGATTGGGATGGGTGCCCCTTCAGCCACTGCCTGAGTCACTTCAGTTGCATCTTCTAGAACT GTACCCAGTCTTGGAATCCATTCAAAAATATCTCTGGCCCCGATTATGCAAGCTCGACCAAAGAACATT GTATGAACTTCATTACCAGATGATTACATTTGGAAAG GTATTTTGTACAAAAAGCAAGCCAAATTGCAATGCTTGCCCAATGAGAGGAGAGTGTCGACACTTTGCTAGTGCATTTGCAAG TGCAAGGCTTGCCCTGCCTGGGCCAGAGGAGAAAAGTATAGTGACTGCAACTGAAAACAGACCAGCTGAAAACCCTACTTTGAACATCGATCGACTGGCCCTGCCTCTCCCTCAGGAGTGCAGACAATTAGAAGCAAAAACTGGAGTTAGTAACTGTGAACCTATTATTGAAGAGCCAGCAACACCAGAGCCAGAATGCACTCAAGCAGAAAATGACATTGAGGACACTATAAATGAGGACCCTAATGAAATTCCTATAATCAAACTTAACATTGAGGAGTTCTCTCAGAACTTACAGAATTATATGCAAAACAACATGGAACTTCAAGAAGGTGACGTGTCAAAGGCCTTGGTCGCTTTAACTCCAGAAGCTGCATCAATTCCAACCCCCAAGCTTAAAAATGTGTCTCGACTACGAACAGAGCACCAAGT CTATGAACTTCCAGATTCACACCCTCTTCTGAATGGG CTAGATAAACGAGAACCTGATGATCCCTGCTCATACCTTCTTGCTATATGGACACCAG GTGAGACAGCAAATTCCATCCAACCACCTGAAAAAAGTTGCAGCTCCCAAGAATATGGCAGATTGTGTGACAAGAAGGAATGTTTCTCATGCAACAGCATACGTGAAGCAAATTCCCAGATGGTCCGAGGAACAATTTTG ATACCATGTCGAACAGCAATGAGGGGAAGCTTTCCACTCAATGGCACCTACTTTCAAGTTAACGAG GTATTTGCTGACCACGATTCAAGTCTCAACCCAATTGATGTTCCTAGAAATTGGATATGGAACCTGCGAAGGCGAACTGTGTACTTTGGAACCTCCATACCAACAATATTTAAAG GTTTAACAACACAAGAAATTCAACAATGCTTTTGGAAAG GATTTGTTTGTGTGAGGGGATTTGACCAGAAATCAAGGGCACCTCGCCCTCTAATGGCAAGACTGCACTTCCCGGCTAGCAAGTTGACCAAGACAAAGGGTAAGACGGATGATTAG